A single Vigna radiata var. radiata cultivar VC1973A chromosome 8, Vradiata_ver6, whole genome shotgun sequence DNA region contains:
- the LOC106770759 gene encoding LOW QUALITY PROTEIN: auxin-induced protein 22B-like (The sequence of the model RefSeq protein was modified relative to this genomic sequence to represent the inferred CDS: inserted 2 bases in 1 codon): MESRVVFESDLNLKATELRLGLPGTEEKEDKNLCTHAVIRNNKRQVRESSQDSVSISKASHHQQHVETVSAPPSKAKIVGWPPIRSYRKNSVQEGEGDGIFVKVSMDGAPYLRKIDLKVYRGYPELLKALETMFKLAIGEYSEREGYKGSEYAPTYEDKDGDWMLVGDVPWHMFVTSCKRLRIMKGSEARGXWVVLYEKETAKLIWP; this comes from the exons ATGGAAAGCAGAGTGGTATTTGAGAGTGATCTGAACCTCAAGGCAACAGAACTTAGATTAGGGTTGCCAGGGACAGAGGAAAAGGAAGACAAGAACCTGTGTACACATGCTGTTATTAGAAACAACAAAAGACAAGTGCGTGAATCTTCTCAAGACTCCGTTTCCATTTCCAAGGCTTCACATCACCAACAACACGTAGAGACTGTTTCAGCCCCTCCATCCAA GGCAAAGATAGTGGGGTGGCCACCAATCAGATCCTACAGGAAGAACAGTGTGCAGGAGGGTGAGGGGGATGGGATCTTTGTGAAAGTGAGCATGGATGGAGCACCTTACCTCAGAAAAATTGACTTGAAAGTCTACAGAGGCTATCCAGAACTACTCAAAGCTTTAGAAACCATGTTCAAGTTGGCCATAG GTGAGTACTCTGAAAGAGAGGGTTATAAGGGGTCTGAATATGCTCCTACATATGAAGACAAGGACGGTGACTGGATGCTAGTTGGAGATGTTCCATGGCA cATGTTTGTGACTTCTTGCAAAAGACTAAGAATCATGAAAGGCTCGGAAGCAAGAGG TTGGGTTGTCTTGTATGAGAAAGAAACAGCTAAATTAATATGGCCATGA